The Fragaria vesca subsp. vesca linkage group LG2, FraVesHawaii_1.0, whole genome shotgun sequence genome includes a window with the following:
- the LOC101314146 gene encoding ARM REPEAT PROTEIN INTERACTING WITH ABF2-like: MDRRSVTTRRRSLKRKLEEDFVEETLENEPDRKSPAVDPQDPLLEIRAHVNVLESSLSASDADRAAAKDAARAIVDLAKEEENLKDIVDCGAVPALVKHLRPPERGGSQCSIPLEHEVEKECAFALNLIAVKPEYQHLVVDAGGLSPLIDLLKLHKRCRGSNGAVDGVIRRAADAICSISHENSNIKNLVRTEGGIPPLVELLNFFDTKVQRAAAGALKILAFKNDENKNQIVECNALPNLVLMLRSEIATMTYEAVGVIGNLVHSSPSIKKLVLFAGALQPVIDLLSSPCLESQREAALLLGQFATADSDCKAHIVQRGAVQPLIKMLQSPDSQVREMSAFAIGRLAQDTHNQAGIAHSGGIKPLLKLLDSKNESLQHNAAFALYGLADNEDNIADLIKLGIVQKFQDGEFLVQRTKDCVEKTLKRLEGKICGRVLNNLLYLMRVAEKDVQSRVALAFAHLCKAGDRQVIFIEHKGLELLLGLLESKNLKQQHDGSLALHELATKATPLSHVDAVPPAPNSQVYLGEQYVNNPTLSDITFLVDGKQFFAHRICLLASSEAFRAMFDGGYRERDAKDVEIPNIRWDVFELMMRFIYTGSVDVDLEIAHDLLKAADQYLLEGLKRQCEHAIAQDICVENVSLMFELSEAYNAMSLMQACILFVLEQFDKLSKKPWYHPLMKRIIPEIRRFFTEALTRPNQGSVSQDKLA; this comes from the exons ATGGACCGCCGAAGCGTCACCACCCGACGCCGCAGCCTGAAGCGGAAGCTGGAAGAGGATTTCGTAGAAGAAACCCTAGAAAACGAGCCGGATCGTAAATCTCCGGCTGTCGATCCACAAGATCCGCTTCTTGAGATTCGCGCCCACGTCAACGTTCTCGAGTCCAGCCTCTCCGCCTCCGACGCCGACCGCGCCGCCGCCAAGGACGCTGCCCGGGCCATCGTCGATCTCGCCAAGGAAG AGGAAAATCTGAAAGACATAGTGGATTGCGGAGCGGTTCCGGCTCTGGTTAAACATCTACGGCCGCCGGAGAGAGGCGGAAGCCAGTGTTCGATTCCGCTCGAGCATGAGGTTGAGAAAGAATGTGCTTTCGCGCTTAATCTCATCGCCGTTAAG CCGGAGTATCAACATCTCGTAGTTGATGCTGGAGGTTTGTCGCCTCTTATTGATCTGTTAAAGCTGCACAAGCGTTGTCGTGGCTCCAATGGGGCTGTTGATGGTGTTATCAGGAGAGCTGCTGACGCAATCTGTAGCATTTCTCATGAGAATAGCAACATTAAAAACCTTGTCAG GACTGAAGGTGGTATCCCTCCTCTTGTGGAGTTGCTTAACTTCTTTGATACAAAGGTACAGAGGGCAGCTGCAGGGGCCCTGAAGATCCTAGCATTCAAAAATGACGAAAACAAAAACCAG ATTGTAGAGTGCAATGCTTTGCCTAACCTGGTACTTATGCTGCGATCTGAGATTGCAACTATGACTTATGAAGCA GTTGGTGTAATCGGTAATCTTGTCCACTCTTCCCCGAGCATCAAGAAACTTGTTCTCTTTGCTGGTGCTTTACAACCTGTTATTGATTTACTGAG CTCACCTTGTTTGGAAAGCCAAAGAGAAGCTGCTCTATTACTTGGTCAGTTTGCTACAGCTGATTCAGATTGCAAG GCACACATTGTTCAAAGGGGTGCAGTACAACCATTAATTAAGATGCTTCAGTCACCTGATTCACAGGTCAGGGAGATGTCGGCTTTTGCAATTGGGAGATTGGCACAG GACACACATAACCAAGCTGGCATTGCTCATAGTGGTGGTATAAAGCCTCTACTCAAGTTACTTGATTCGAAAAATGAATCTCTTCAACACAATGCTGCATTTGCTCTATATGGTCTTGCAGATAATGAG GACAATATTGCAGATCTTATCAAACTTGGAATTGTTCAGAAATTTCAAGATGGAGAATTCCTTGTTCAA CGAACCAAGGATTGTGTTGAAAAGACACTGAAAAGATTAGAGGGGAAGATTTGTGGACGA GTATTGAACAATCTGTTATATCTGATGCGGGTTGCTGAGAAGGATGTTCAAAGTCGAGTGGCTTTGGCTTTTGCTCATCTTTGTAAGGCTGGTGATCGTCAAGTCATTTTCATTGAACACAAAG GATTGGAGTTGCTGTTGGGGCTTCTCGAGTCTAAAAACCTGAAGCAGCAACATGATGGTTCTTTGGCCTTGCATGAATTGGCTACAAAAGCTACTCCACTCTCTCATGTAGATGCAGTTCCTCCAGCACCAAACTCACAG GTGTATTTGGGTGAGCAATATGTAAACAATCCGACGCTTTCTGATATCACATTTTTAGTTGACG GTAAACAGTTTTTTGCACACAGAATTTGTCTTCTTGCTTCTTCAGAAGCATTCCGAGCCATGTTTGATGGTGGTTACAGG GAGAGAGATGCCAAGGATGTAGAGATTCCAAATATTAGATGGGACGTTTTTGAACTGATGATGAG ATTCATATACACGGGATCAGTTGATGTCGATTTGGAAATTGCTCATGATCTCCTCAAAGCTGCTGACCAGTATCTTCTGGAAGGTCTTAAGCGTCAATGTGAACATGCCATTGCTCAG GACATCTGTGTGGAAAACGTATCTCTCATGTTTGAGTTATCAGAGGCCTATAATGCCATGTCGTTGATGCAAGCATGCATTCTGTTTGTATTAGAGCAGTTTGATAAGTTGAGCAAGAAACCCTG GTATCATCCGCTAATGAAACGAATCATTCCGGAGATCCGCAGATTTTTCACTGAAGCACTTACAAGGCCTAACCAGGGTAGCGTGTCACAGGATAAACTTGCCTAG
- the LOC101314426 gene encoding ribosome biogenesis GTPase A-like — protein sequence MAVQVASLWQPSSSTTPTHLNLLHSFGSKSKPPSSSSSALSATSSLSSPAPTIQIVGGRNPTWYENGNANDAFEDDWYDLDTDLYHWTKALRPVQWYPGHIAKTEKELKTQLKLMDVVIEVRDARIPLSTSHPQMDLWLGNRRRILVLNREDMISTADRNAWATHFAREGTKVVFANGKLGMGAMKLGRLAKALAADVNVRRRAKGLLPRAVRAGIVGYPNVGKSSLINRLLTRRMCPAAPRPGVTRELKWVHFGKDLELLDSPGILPMRISDQTAAIKLAICDDIGERSYGVADIASILVQMLARLPSVGTETLNKRYKMDADGYCGKTYVQKLAVHLFNGDTHQAAFRILTDFRKGRFGWIALERPPR from the exons ATGGCTGTTCAAGTAGCAAGTCTCTGGCAACCAAGTTCTTCCACAACCCCAACTCACTTGAACCTTCTTCATTCCTTTGGAAGCAAATCAAAGCCACCATCTTCATCTTCATCAGCTCTCTCCGCTACTTCTTCTCTCTCATCCCCAGCTCCCACTATTCAG ATTGTTGGTGGGAGAAATCCGACTTGGTATGAAAACGGAAATGCCAACGATGCTTTTGAAGATGATTGGTATGATTTGGATACTGACCTCTATCACTGGACTAAGGCACTCCGTCCTGTTCAG TGGTATCCTGGTCATATTGCCAAAACTGAGAAAGAACTCAAAACTCAACTCAAGTTAATGGATGTAGTGATTGAGGTTCGAGATGCGAGAATTCCATTGTCCACTAGTCATCCACAG ATGGATTTATGGCTTGGTAATAGGAGAAGAATTTTGGTGTTGAATAGAGAAGACATGATATCCACGGCAGACCGGAATGCTTGGGCGACCCATTTTGCAAGGGAAGGGACGAAAGTTGTCTTTGCAAATGGCAAACTTGGAATG GGCGCTATGAAGCTTGGGCGGTTAGCTAAAGCATTAGCAGCAGATGTAAATGTCAGACGCAGAGCCAAAGGACTTCTTCCTCGAGCG GTACGAGCTGGGATTGTTGGATATCCAAATGTTGGCAAATCGTCTTTGATTAACCGTTTGCTGACAAGACGAATGTGTCCAGCAGCTCCAAGACCTGGAGTTACAAGAGAACTGAA GTGGGTTCATTTCGGGAAAGATCTTGAATTGCTAGATTCTCCTGGTATACTCCCAATGCGGATAAGTGATCAAACAGCAGCAATAAAGCTTGCTATTTGTGATGATATTGGAGAGAGATCCTATGGTGTTGCTGATATTGCATCAATTCTTGTCCAGATGTTAGCAAGGCTTCCATCAGTAG GCACAGAAACTCTTAACAAACGCTACAAGATGGATGCGGATGGTTACTGTGGTAAAAC ATATGTTCAGAAGCTTGCAGTTCACTTGTTCAATGGGGATACACATCAAGCCGCATTTCGTATTCTGACGGATTTTCGAAAAGGGAGGTTTGGTTGGATCGCGCTGGAGAGGCCTCCCAGATGA
- the LOC101314715 gene encoding cyclin-P3-1-like, translating to MGSLGLDNENVGTDVYFSLGLKQSGKVATKIPPRVLSPLSSLLERSVQSNEMHMEATEIKEVTIFHGLRAPPLSIRQYIDRVFKYSGCSPSCFVVAKIYVDRYLQSTQVHLTSFNVHRLLITSVMLAAKFIDDAFFNNAYYAKVGGVSTAELNRLEMKFLFSIDFRLQVSIDTFKKYCSHLEKEAAVHQIERSIQACGIKEDEIVIASSQRMIT from the exons ATGGGTTCTTTGGGACTTGACAACGAGAATGTGGGAACAGATGTTTACTTCTCTTTGGGGCTTAAGCAATCAGGGAAAGTAGCTACAAAGATTCCTCCCCGGGTTCTGTCACCGCTCTCATCACTTCTTGAGAGATCCGTTCAGAGCAATGAGATGCATATGGAGGCAACAGAAATCAAGGAAGTAACAATATTTCATGGTTTGAGAGCACCCCCTTTGAGCATTCGACAGTACATTGATCGCGTTTTCAAGTACTCTGGCTGTAGCCCTTCTTGCTTTGTTGTTGCCAAGATCTATGTGGATAGATATCTTCAGTCAACCCAAGTGCATTTGACTTCTTTCAATGTTCACCGGCTTCTAATCACAAGTGTGATGCTAGCAGCGAAATTTATTGATGATGC TTTCTTCAACAATGCATACTATGCCAAAGTGGGAGGAGTCAGCACAGCAGAGTTGAATAGGTTGGAGATGAAGTTTTTGTTTTCTATAGACTTCAGACTTCAAGTTAGTATAGACACATTCAAGAAATATTGTTCTCATCTAGAAAAGGAAGCTGCAGTACACCAGATTGAACGTTCGATCCAAGCTTGTGGTATCAAGGAGGATGAGATTGTCATAGCCTCCTCCCAGCGCATGATTACATGA
- the LOC101315011 gene encoding RAN GTPase-activating protein 1-like — MDSSTQTFQHRPISFKLWPATQSTRILLVERMTKNFLTPSIFSRKYGLLSKEEAEEDAKKIEAIAFAAAEQQFEKEPYGDGSSAVQVYARESSKLMMEVLKRGPKAKEDDEKSISVVESVFDISGGRRSFIDAEEAEELFKPLREHGNSYTKICLSNRSFGLDAANVAVPILSSIKHQLKEVDLSDFIAGRSETEAIEVMNLFSSALEGCVLRYLNLSDNAMGEKGVNSFESLLRSQSKLEELYLMNDGISEEAARAVSKFIPSTEKLRVLHFHNNMTGDEGAMAISDIVKRSPVLEDFRCSSTRVGSEGGVALAEALGTCTHLKKLDLRDNMFGVESGVALSKVISAFTDLTEVYLSYLNLEDEGTEALVNALKDSAPSLEVLELAGNDITPKSTAALASCIGAKQFLTRLILSENELKDEGAILISKAFAEGHDQLTEVDLSSNSIRRAGARLLAQAVVNKPGFKLLNINGNFISDEGIDEVVDMFKNSPHLLGPLDENDPEGEDIDEEDEDEGADNEDDLELRLKGLEIKQEE, encoded by the coding sequence ATGGATTCTTCAACACAAACTTTCCAGCACCGACCCATTTCGTTCAAATTATGGCCTGCTACTCAGAGCACCAGGATTTTGCTTGTAGAACGGATGACTAAGAATTTCTTAACTCCATCTATCTTTTCTAGAAAGTATGGCCTGCTCAGTAAAGAAGAGGCCGAGGAGGATGCCAAGAAAATTGAAGCCATAGCCTTTGCAGCTGCAGAGCAACAATTTGAGAAGGAACCATATGGTGATGGGAGTTCTGCAGTGCAGGTATATGCCCGAGAATCAAGTAAGCTTATGATGGAAGTTCTGAAAAGAGGCCCCAAAGCAAAGGAAGATGATGAGAAATCTATCTCTGTTGTTGAAAGTGTCTTTGATATCTCTGGTGGTCGCAGATCTTTTATTGATGCAGAGGAGGCTGAGGAGCTTTTCAAACCACTAAGGGAGCATGGAAACTCCTATACTAAGATATGTTTGAGCAATAGAAGCTTTGGTTTGGATGCAGCTAATGTTGCTGTGCCAATCCTATCATCCATCAAACATCAATTGAAAGAAGTGGATCTTTCAGATTTTATTGCAGGAAGGTCAGAGACAGAAGCAATTGAAGTCATGAATCTGTTTTCTTCAGCCCTGGAAGGGTGTGTATTGAGATATCTGAACCTTTCAGACAATGCCATGGGCGAGAAGGGTGTAAACTCATTTGAGTCACTCCTGAGATCACAAAGTAAACTGGAGGAACTGTATTTGATGAATGATGGTATTTCAGAAGAAGCTGCAAGAGCAGTTTCTAAGTTCATTCCATCCACGGAGAAGCTTAGAGTCCTTCATTTTCACAATAATATGACAGGAGATGAAGGGGCAATGGCCATCTCTGATATAGTGAAGCGTTCACCTGTCTTGGAGGATTTCCGTTGCTCATCTACAAGGGTGGGCTCTGAAGGTGGTGTAGCTTTAGCTGAAGCACTTGGGACTTGCACACATTTGAAGAAGCTTGATTTGCGTGATAACATGTTTGGTGTAGAATCTGGGGTTGCTTTGAGTAAAGTCATATCTGCTTTTACAGATCTTACTGAAGTTTACCTCAGTTATCTTAACTTGGAAGATGAAGGAACAGAAGCCCTTGTCAATGCTCTCAAGGATTCTGCACCTTCACTTGAAGTTCTGGAACTGGCTGGAAATGATATTACTCCCAAATCAACTGCTGCTTTGGCTTCCTGTATAGGAGCAAAACAATTCCTTACCAGGTTAATCTTGTCAGAGAATGAACTGAAGGATGAAGGTGCAATTCTGATCAGCAAAGCATTTGCAGAGGGTCATGATCAATTAACTGAGGTTGATTTGAGCTCTAATTCAATTAGAAGGGCCGGGGCAAGACTTTTGGCTCAGGCTGTTGTGAACAAACCTGGGTTCAAGTTGCTGAACATAAATGGTAATTTTATATCTGATGAAGGGATTGATGAGGTAGTGGATATGTTTAAGAATTCCCCACATCTGCTCGGGCCTTTGGATGAGAATGACCCTGAAGGAGAAGATATTGATGAGGAGGATGAAGATGAAGGTGCTGATAATGAGGATGATTTGGAATTAAGGCTCAAGGGCCTTGAAATAAAGCAAGAGGAATAA
- the LOC101315299 gene encoding chloroplast stem-loop binding protein of 41 kDa a, chloroplastic-like has translation MATLASSSSSSVLFSSPHSNLTPPSLSPSRLSFSSSSHISTTLSSSLSVSHSFVTYPTTSRRFSPCSFSVKAIAADKKKVLIVNTNSGGHAVIGFYFAKELLGSGHEVTILTVGEESSDKMKKTPFTRFSEIVGAGGKTVWGEPAEIAKVLEGSAFDVVLDNNGKDLDAVKPVADWAKSSGVKQFLFISSAGIYKPTDEPPHVEGDVVKADAGHVAVEKYMAEVFSSWASFRPQYMIGSGNNKDCEEWFFDRIVRDRPVPIPGSGMQLTVISHVRDLSSMLTLAVEKPDAASGNIFNCVSDRAVTLDGLAKLCAQAAGRPVNIVHYEPKAAGVDAKKAFPFRNMHFYAEPRAAKDILGWKSTTNLSEDLKERFEEYLKIGRDKKAIKFDLDDKILESLKAPVAV, from the exons ATGGCCACTCTTGCTTCATCATCATCTTCCTCTGTGCTCTTCTCCTCTCCACACTCCAACCTCACTCCACCTTCTCTCTCTCCTTCACGCCTCTCTTTCTCCTCTTCCTCCCACATCTCCACCACTCTCTCCTCTTCCCTCTCAGTTTCTCATTCTTTTGTCACATACCCTACAACTTCAAGACGCTTCAGCCCTTGTTCCTTCAGTGTCAAGGCCATTGCTGCAGACAAGAAGAAGGTCCTGATCGTCAACACCAACAGTGGTGGTCATGCAGTCATTGGATTCTACTTTGCAAAAGAGCTTCTAGGCTCCGGCCATGAGGTCACCATTTTGACTGTTGGTGAAGAAAGCTCAGACAAGATGAAGAAGACCCCATTCACCAGATTCTCA GAAATTGTGGGTGCTGGAGGGAAGACAGTGTGGGGAGAACCAGCAGAGATTGCTAAGGTTTTGGAAGGATCGGCATTCGATGTTGTGTTGGATAACAATGGCAAGGATTTGGACGCAGTAAA GCCTGTGGCTGATTGGGCAAAGAGCTCTGGTGTGAAGCAATTCCTGTTTATCAGCAGTGCTGGGATTTATAAGCCAACTGATGAGCCTCCTCATGTCGAAGGG GATGTTGTTAAAGCTGATGCTGGTCATGTTGCAGTAGAAAAGTACATGGCAGAAGTGTTTAGTAGTTGGGCAAGTTTTCGTCCACAATACATGATAGGATCCGGCAACAACAAAGATTGCGAGGAGTGGTTCTTCGATA GAATTGTGAGGGACAGACCAGTTCCAATCCCCGGCTCTGGAATGCAACTTACAGTCATCTCCCATGTTAGGGACTTGTCCTCTATGCTCACTCTAGCCGTTGAGAAGCCAGATGCTGCATCTGGTAACATTTTCAACTGTGTAAGTGACCGTGCTGTCACTCTTGATGGGCTGGCAAAACTCTGTGCTCAAGCTGCAGGACGCCCGGTGAACATAGTGCATTATGAACCAAAAGCTGCTGGGGTTGATGCAAAGAAAGCTTTTCCATTCCGTAACATG CACTTCTATGCAGAACCAAGAGCTGCAAAGGATATTCTGGGATGGAAAAGTACCACAAACCTCAGTGAAGACTTGAAAGAGCGATTTGAGGAGTACTTGAAGATTGGGAGAGACAAGAAAGCCATCAAATTTGATTTGGATGATAAGATACTGGAGTCCCTTAAAGCTCCAGTAGCTGTGTGA
- the LOC101313185 gene encoding uncharacterized protein LOC101313185, translating into MAASVDTPSPLQLNKASASSPLFSPSSDNRFWSSLQTRIDSIIQDPNSRVPMAQNPPNADPSLQMNAGEAKRGGGLKEDTMVLMRGFDSIAHTLSQLSNTLDNALQGANDLAKPPTLTEIFHSQLRNSERKEEGSEEQRQKVEEEAHVGLKRKFDNSHCSEEQGDGDDPQHENEQVLKDVKLKKAKNLAISMATKAASFARELKLIRSDLWFMQERCALLELENMRLRDGFEKGLRPEEDDLVRLQLEALLAEKSRLANENANLVRENQCLHQLVEYHQLTSQDLSASSYEQVIQGLCLDFSSPPPPIPEEEAANDEESVESEDGATTPRSNLFGLHSSFDEHYQGDCA; encoded by the exons ATGGCAGCTTCAGTGGACACTCCATCACCACTTCAACTCAACAAGGCTTCTGCTTCTTCTCCTCTCTTCAGTCCCTCATCTGATAACCGCTTCTGGAGCTCTCTACAGACCCGAATCGATTCGATTATCCAAGATCCTAACTCCAGAGTTCCAATGGCCCAGAACCCACCAAATGCTGATCCTTCTCTTCAAATG AATGCTGGAGAAGCGAAACGTGGAGGAGGATTGAAGGAAGACACGATGGTTTTGATGAGAGGGTTTGATTCGATTGCTCACACTTTGTCTCAGTTGTCTAACACTTTAGACAATGCTCTTCAG GGAGCTAATGATCTAGCTAAGCCACCCACATTGACAGAGATATTCCACAGCCAGTTGAGGAACTCAGAGAGAAAAGAGGAGGGCTCAGAAGAGCAACGACAGAAGGTAGAGGAGGAGGCTCATGTAGGATTGAAGAGGAAGTTTGACAACAGTCATTGCTCAGAGGAACAAGGAGATGGTGATGATCCACAACATGAAAATGAGCAAGTCCTAAAAGATGTGAAGCTGAAGAAAGCCAAAAAT CTGGCTATTTCTATGGCAACGAAAGCAGCTTCGTTTGCTAGGGAACTCAAGTTGATTAGGTCGGATTTATGGTTTATGCAAGAGCGGTGTGCTTTGCTGGAGTTGGAGAATATGAGGCTCAGAGATGGGTTTGAGAAGGGGTTGAGGCCTGAGGAAGATGATTTG GTGAGGCTTCAATTGGAGGCACTGCTAGCTGAGAAATCAAGATTAGCAAATGAGAATGCAAATCTGGTTAGAGAAAACCAATGCCTCCACCAACTCGTAGAGTACCACCAGCTCACCTCTCAAGACCTGTCTGCTTCGTCATACGAACAAGTTATCCAAGGGTTGTGCTTAGACTTCTCGTCTCCACCTCCGCCAATACCAGAAGAGGAAGCAGCAAACGATGAAGAGAGCGTAGAATCTGAAGATGGCGCAACAACCCCAAGATCTAATCTTTTTGGCTTACACTCATCTTTCGATGAGCACTATCAAGGAGATTGTGCTTGA
- the LOC101290827 gene encoding uncharacterized protein LOC101290827, translating into MKTERVQLRPERPSFPVEEMDQEHAPPQKKSKPRKRRPRFYTAVRRSTRIRKTVTPSQKKDLQPVQIPLSESESESEREEEPPQLEENVEEPAVHGEKTLVEKVDYAVLLLETMSSQGNNRISDSSEIRYRSLYFESQKQNEALKKVNRELSLKLQVALAKIEGFEKGSNASVEWMTKFKDVLLVTSLSKASEMAAAVQCQDPKAASSSKRKR; encoded by the exons ATGAAAACTGAGAGAGTTCAGTTGCGGCCTGAAAGACCAAGTTTTCCTGTGGAAGAAATGGACCAAGAGCATGCACCTCCACAGAAGAAAAGCAAGCCAAGGAAGAGAAGACCAAGGTTCTACACCGCTGTTAGGCGATCTACACGCATCCGAAAAACTGTGACACCCTCTCAGAAGAAGGACCTACAGCCGGTACAGATTCCACTCAGTGAGAGTGAGAGTGAAAGCGAAAGAGAAGAGGAGCCTCCACAGTTGGAGGAGAATGTGGAGGAGCCGGCTGTACATGGCGAGAAAACATTGGTTGAAAAAGTGGACTATGCTGTGCTGTTATTGGAAACAATGAGCTCACAG GGTAACAATAGGATCTCTGACTCCTCTGAAATCAGATACAGGAGCTTGTACTTTGAGTCCCAAAAGCAG AATGAGGCTTTGAAAAAGGTGAACCGCGAGCTTTCTTTGAAGTTGCAAGTTGCTCTTGCCAAAATTGAAGGA TTTGAGAAAGGGAGTAATGCATCTGTGGAATGGATGACAAAGTTCAAAGATGTGTTGTTGGTTACAAGCTTGTCAAAAGCTTCTGAAATGGCTGCAGCTGTCCAATGTCAAGATCCTAAAGCTGCTTCTTCTTCAAAGAGGAAGAGATAA